A stretch of Caenibius tardaugens NBRC 16725 DNA encodes these proteins:
- a CDS encoding MAPEG family protein — translation MILTTTLSAAAAAAIINLWLMIRCAQIRVSAKVAHGDGGNVLLGRRMRAHSNFIENAPLVLILIGAIELTGKGGTWLALVAAVYLLARVAHPFGMDRDGANVLRAGGTMVTMLTLIGLATMAVLISLGKF, via the coding sequence ATGATTCTGACCACTACTCTGAGCGCCGCGGCCGCAGCGGCCATCATCAATCTCTGGCTTATGATCCGCTGCGCGCAGATCCGCGTATCCGCCAAGGTTGCCCATGGGGACGGCGGCAACGTGCTTCTGGGCCGACGCATGCGGGCCCATTCGAACTTCATTGAAAACGCACCGCTGGTGCTGATCCTGATTGGCGCGATCGAACTGACCGGAAAAGGCGGCACATGGCTTGCGCTGGTCGCCGCCGTTTACCTGCTGGCGCGCGTGGCGCATCCGTTCGGAATGGACCGCGACGGCGCCAACGTCCTGCGTGCGGGCGGCACCATGGTCACCATGCTGACACTGATTGGACTGGCCACCATGGCAGTCCTGATATCGCTGGGAAAATTCTGA
- a CDS encoding DUF3828 domain-containing protein codes for MRIFSLCAAAALALAPMALHAGDREDLTAAAHAAFASYLDDGDDNPVADWERPIFSTETTKLIAAWEKGLSGDEVEDLNGGGWFCDCQDFDSALFKLALAPHFTEGQATATVDAKVDLGFGGPPRAMQLAMVKEGGKWLIDDLTYDSMAKGVKAALRDAIAAHRKAGR; via the coding sequence ATGCGAATTTTCTCCCTTTGCGCAGCCGCAGCACTGGCACTGGCCCCTATGGCTCTCCATGCCGGAGACAGGGAAGACCTCACGGCCGCCGCGCATGCCGCCTTTGCCAGTTACCTTGATGATGGCGACGATAACCCGGTTGCGGATTGGGAACGGCCGATATTTTCGACTGAAACGACCAAATTGATCGCGGCGTGGGAAAAGGGGCTCAGCGGCGATGAGGTGGAAGACCTCAACGGGGGCGGCTGGTTCTGTGACTGTCAGGATTTCGATTCGGCACTGTTCAAGCTGGCCCTGGCGCCGCATTTCACCGAGGGGCAAGCCACTGCCACCGTCGATGCAAAAGTCGATCTGGGGTTTGGCGGCCCACCGCGCGCCATGCAACTGGCCATGGTCAAGGAAGGCGGCAAGTGGCTGATCGATGACCTGACGTATGATTCCATGGCCAAGGGTGTGAAGGCGGCCTTGCGCGATGCCATTGCCGCGCATCGCAAGGCCGGACGGTAA
- a CDS encoding S24 family peptidase, which produces MSDARNRLLELAEKGQVSLTALSEMIGRNPSYLQQYIRKGSPRKLDEGDRRTLAGYFGVRESELGGAEDISREDTANRLRAQDWVAVPRLALGASAGPGALAGEELPFDSFGFSRRWLREQGLKQGDLSLISVMGDSMEPLLRDGDEILVDHSWRPLRDGVHVLRLGDALHVKRVQQGQAGEIRLISVNESYPPIDVALTDIEVIGRVVWKGGRL; this is translated from the coding sequence ATGTCTGATGCGCGCAATCGATTGCTGGAACTGGCGGAGAAGGGTCAGGTCAGCCTGACGGCCTTGTCCGAGATGATCGGGCGTAACCCATCGTATTTGCAGCAGTATATTCGAAAGGGAAGCCCGCGAAAGCTGGATGAGGGGGATCGCCGAACACTGGCGGGCTATTTCGGCGTGCGCGAATCGGAACTGGGCGGGGCAGAGGATATTTCCCGCGAGGACACCGCGAATCGCCTCAGGGCCCAGGATTGGGTTGCCGTGCCAAGACTGGCACTGGGGGCATCGGCCGGCCCGGGGGCGCTGGCGGGTGAGGAACTGCCTTTCGACAGTTTCGGCTTTTCCCGGCGCTGGTTGCGGGAACAGGGCCTGAAACAGGGCGACCTTTCGCTGATTTCGGTCATGGGCGATTCGATGGAGCCATTGTTGCGCGATGGGGATGAAATCCTCGTCGATCATTCCTGGCGCCCGCTGCGCGATGGCGTGCATGTCCTGCGGCTTGGCGACGCCCTGCATGTCAAACGTGTGCAGCAGGGGCAGGCCGGGGAAATACGCTTGATAAGCGTGAACGAATCCTACCCGCCGATCGATGTCGCCCTGACGGATATCGAGGTGATCGGCCGCGTGGTCTGGAAAGGCGGGCGGCTGTAA
- a CDS encoding D-2-hydroxyacid dehydrogenase: MTIAVFPGQIRPLVEGRLPDWLDARFFNTGDELVALAADAEIGWFDYFNEGIGPMLEAFQRAEKLRWLITMSAGLDYMPLDMLTGRGVMITKGSGLTSAPIAEYTVMGMLALAKGFRQVLHAQDRREWLQDSPGKRQLAGSRALIVGFGAIGRELARRLTAFDVEVVGVTRSGGDGLLGLDDWRPRLGEFDWVILAAPATADTRHMIGAEELAAMKSDAILVNIARGTLVDQQALTEALADMRIGGAMLDVTEPEPLPADDPLWSFDNVHITMHLTGRSQTSAFADTTERLLANLDIYRSGQPPRPLFDPALGY; the protein is encoded by the coding sequence ATGACTATCGCTGTATTTCCCGGCCAGATCAGGCCTCTGGTCGAAGGGCGTTTGCCGGATTGGCTCGATGCCCGTTTTTTCAACACCGGTGATGAACTGGTCGCTCTGGCGGCAGACGCCGAAATCGGCTGGTTCGATTATTTCAACGAAGGCATCGGCCCCATGCTGGAAGCCTTCCAGCGCGCGGAAAAGCTGCGTTGGCTGATCACGATGAGCGCCGGGCTCGATTATATGCCGCTGGATATGCTGACCGGACGCGGGGTGATGATCACCAAGGGATCGGGGCTCACCTCCGCACCGATCGCGGAATATACCGTCATGGGCATGCTGGCGCTGGCCAAGGGATTTCGGCAGGTGCTCCATGCGCAGGACCGGCGCGAATGGTTGCAGGATTCACCGGGCAAGCGGCAGTTGGCGGGCAGCCGGGCTCTGATTGTGGGGTTCGGGGCTATTGGGCGCGAACTGGCCCGCCGTCTGACGGCCTTCGATGTGGAGGTCGTGGGGGTGACCCGTTCGGGCGGCGATGGGCTGCTCGGTCTCGATGACTGGCGTCCCCGTCTGGGCGAATTCGACTGGGTCATTCTGGCTGCTCCTGCCACTGCCGATACCCGCCACATGATCGGTGCCGAGGAATTGGCTGCGATGAAATCCGACGCCATTCTGGTGAATATCGCGCGCGGTACGCTGGTGGATCAGCAGGCGCTGACGGAGGCGTTGGCGGACATGCGGATCGGCGGAGCCATGCTGGACGTTACCGAGCCTGAACCCTTGCCTGCCGATGATCCGCTGTGGTCGTTCGACAACGTGCATATTACCATGCACCTGACCGGTCGGTCGCAGACCAGCGCGTTTGCCGATACGACCGAGCGGCTTCTGGCCAATCTGGACATCTACCGCTCGGGCCAGCCGCCCCGGCCACTGTTCGATCCTGCTCTGGGCTACTGA
- the cysS gene encoding cysteine--tRNA ligase — protein sequence MQDTAPLKLFNSLTRQLETFEPVHPGEARVYSCGPTVYNYPHIGNMRAYVFADLLGRTLSWNGYKLTHVINITDVGHLTDDADAGEDKMEKMAAERAQSIWDIAQHYTEAYWADIRALNIRQPAEWTIATDYVPQMIAFAQSIAEKHCYELDSGLYFDVSSVADYGRLARAASDDEGEGRIEKVEGKRHAADFAIWRKTPAGETRQMEWDSPWGRGAPGWHLECSVMSGAVLGFPFDIHTGGIDHREIHHPNEIAQNQAYCCTNGLDVPANSGARLWMHNNFLVERSGKMSKSSGEFLRLQLLIDKGYHPHAYRMMCLQAHYRSELEFSWEGLGAALTRLKRLLAAARTVIDDIPDGATRAATAAVVTHPKLTPLLEKFDAALADDLNTPVALTVLEEVVSVKKVDAAQKAALIGAMMAALGIALPLREDLRIRPRIAQMDEAEIDLALERRKIARADKDFATSDAIRDELAGKGVDIMDGDPLGWEWKLG from the coding sequence ATGCAAGACACCGCGCCTCTGAAGCTGTTCAACAGCCTGACCCGCCAGCTCGAAACGTTTGAGCCCGTCCACCCAGGCGAAGCGCGCGTCTATTCCTGCGGCCCGACAGTCTACAACTATCCGCATATCGGCAATATGCGTGCCTATGTCTTCGCCGATCTGCTGGGCCGCACACTCAGCTGGAACGGATACAAGCTGACCCATGTCATCAATATCACCGATGTCGGCCATCTGACGGATGACGCCGATGCCGGGGAAGACAAGATGGAGAAGATGGCCGCCGAACGGGCGCAGTCCATCTGGGACATCGCCCAGCATTATACCGAGGCCTATTGGGCCGATATCCGGGCGCTTAATATCCGGCAGCCTGCGGAATGGACGATCGCCACCGATTACGTTCCGCAGATGATCGCCTTCGCGCAATCGATTGCCGAAAAGCACTGCTACGAATTGGACAGCGGCCTCTATTTCGATGTTTCCAGCGTGGCCGATTACGGGCGGCTGGCCCGTGCGGCTTCTGATGATGAAGGTGAAGGGCGGATCGAGAAGGTGGAGGGTAAACGCCATGCCGCCGACTTCGCGATCTGGCGCAAGACACCGGCAGGTGAAACGCGCCAGATGGAATGGGATTCACCCTGGGGCCGGGGCGCGCCGGGCTGGCATCTCGAATGCTCGGTCATGTCGGGGGCGGTGCTCGGTTTTCCGTTCGATATCCACACGGGCGGGATCGATCATCGCGAAATCCACCATCCCAACGAAATCGCACAGAATCAGGCCTACTGCTGCACCAATGGGCTGGATGTGCCCGCCAACAGCGGAGCCCGGTTGTGGATGCACAACAATTTCCTGGTCGAACGCAGCGGCAAGATGAGTAAGTCGAGCGGAGAATTCCTTCGGCTGCAATTGCTGATCGACAAGGGATACCATCCGCATGCCTACCGCATGATGTGCCTGCAGGCGCATTATCGCAGCGAACTGGAATTCAGCTGGGAAGGGCTGGGGGCTGCGCTGACCCGGCTGAAGCGGCTGTTGGCCGCCGCACGCACGGTGATTGACGACATCCCCGACGGGGCGACGCGCGCGGCAACGGCCGCCGTGGTGACGCATCCCAAACTGACCCCACTGCTCGAGAAATTCGATGCGGCGCTGGCCGACGATCTCAATACCCCTGTCGCCCTGACGGTGCTGGAAGAAGTGGTGAGCGTGAAGAAAGTCGACGCTGCGCAAAAAGCGGCGTTGATCGGTGCGATGATGGCGGCGCTCGGCATTGCCCTGCCGCTACGCGAGGATCTGCGGATTCGGCCGCGAATTGCACAGATGGATGAAGCAGAGATTGACCTTGCTCTCGAACGGCGCAAAATTGCCCGCGCAGACAAGGACTTCGCAACATCCGATGCCATTCGCGATGAACTGGCGGGCAAAGGTGTCGACATCATGGATGGCGATCCGTTGGGTTGGGAATGGAAGCTGGGATAA
- a CDS encoding MBL fold metallo-hydrolase, protein MSDRPEPPMRAAIIPVTPLQQNCSLIWCTKTMKGALIDPGGDLDRLKAAVEKAGVTLEKLLVTHGHLDHCGQTGILAKELGLEIEGPHEADRFWIARLGDDGAQYGMHGEVFEPNRWLVDGDKVTVGDLELDVIHCPGHTPGHVVFYHAPSQFAVVGDVLFQGSIGRTDFPLGNHQDLLDSITQKLWPLGQDVTFIPGHGAVSTFGQERRTNPFVADSVMARA, encoded by the coding sequence ATGTCCGATAGACCTGAACCTCCGATGCGTGCGGCGATCATCCCCGTTACGCCCCTCCAGCAGAATTGTTCGCTGATCTGGTGCACCAAGACCATGAAGGGGGCGCTGATCGATCCGGGCGGCGATCTCGACCGGCTCAAGGCGGCTGTGGAAAAGGCTGGCGTGACACTCGAGAAACTGCTCGTCACGCATGGTCATCTCGATCATTGCGGGCAGACCGGCATTCTCGCGAAAGAGCTCGGACTCGAAATCGAGGGGCCGCACGAAGCGGATCGTTTCTGGATCGCGCGCCTGGGCGATGATGGCGCGCAATACGGCATGCATGGCGAAGTGTTCGAACCCAACCGCTGGCTTGTCGATGGGGACAAGGTGACGGTGGGTGATCTTGAACTGGATGTGATCCATTGCCCGGGGCACACGCCGGGGCATGTCGTGTTCTATCACGCGCCTTCACAGTTTGCGGTGGTGGGTGACGTTTTGTTTCAGGGATCGATCGGTCGCACGGATTTTCCGCTCGGCAATCATCAGGATCTGCTCGATTCGATCACGCAGAAGCTCTGGCCGCTGGGCCAGGATGTGACATTTATCCCCGGCCATGGTGCGGTCAGCACATTCGGTCAGGAACGGCGGACCAATCCGTTCGTAGCGGATTCGGTGATGGCGCGCGCCTGA
- the plsX gene encoding phosphate acyltransferase PlsX codes for MSLPRIAVDAMGGDEGVRVMVEGAALARRHHDRFKFLLVGDEARIKRALENHPNMHAASEILHAEDVVSGDEKPTQALRRARTTSMGLAINAVKQGDAGAAVSAGNTGALMAMAKLALRTMPGIDRPALAARIPTLGENDVIMLDLGANTECDARNLVQFAVMGAAYSRIITGLDAPRVRLLNIGTEEIKGTDELQKAAAHLRAATGLSLHFEGFVEADKINRGDVEVVVTDGFSGNIALKALEGAARFVGDLLKRSFRSSLRSKFGFLISRPATELIRHHLDPNNHNGAVFLGLNGIVVKSHGSANAAGVANAVAVTARLLEENLTERIMADLAELQTGAVNGQAGASAGQQGDASK; via the coding sequence ATGAGTCTGCCGCGTATCGCCGTCGATGCGATGGGCGGGGATGAAGGTGTCCGTGTGATGGTTGAAGGCGCTGCGCTCGCGCGGCGCCACCACGACCGGTTCAAATTTCTGCTTGTCGGGGATGAGGCGCGCATCAAGCGTGCGCTCGAAAATCATCCTAACATGCATGCGGCCTCCGAAATCCTCCATGCGGAGGATGTCGTTTCCGGTGATGAGAAGCCTACGCAGGCATTGCGTCGCGCCAGAACCACATCGATGGGGCTGGCGATCAATGCTGTGAAGCAGGGTGATGCTGGCGCTGCGGTCAGTGCCGGCAATACCGGTGCCCTGATGGCGATGGCCAAGCTCGCCCTGCGCACGATGCCCGGGATCGATCGGCCTGCGCTTGCGGCGCGTATTCCCACATTGGGCGAAAATGACGTGATCATGCTCGACCTCGGTGCCAATACCGAGTGCGATGCCCGTAATCTCGTGCAGTTCGCTGTCATGGGTGCGGCCTATTCGCGGATCATTACCGGCCTTGATGCACCGCGTGTGCGATTGCTGAATATCGGCACCGAGGAAATCAAGGGGACGGACGAGTTGCAGAAGGCGGCTGCGCATCTGCGTGCCGCCACGGGTCTTTCCTTGCATTTCGAAGGCTTCGTCGAAGCCGACAAGATCAATCGCGGCGATGTCGAAGTGGTTGTGACTGATGGTTTCTCCGGCAATATTGCGTTGAAGGCGCTGGAAGGCGCCGCACGCTTTGTTGGCGATCTGCTCAAACGGAGCTTCCGCAGTTCGTTGCGTTCGAAGTTCGGTTTTCTGATTTCGCGCCCGGCGACGGAATTGATTCGTCATCATCTTGATCCGAACAATCATAATGGCGCTGTGTTTTTGGGGCTCAACGGCATTGTCGTGAAGAGCCACGGCAGTGCCAATGCAGCCGGGGTGGCCAACGCGGTCGCCGTGACGGCCCGTCTTCTTGAGGAAAATCTCACGGAACGGATCATGGCTGATCTTGCGGAACTCCAGACCGGGGCCGTAAATGGGCAAGCTGGCGCAAGTGCCGGCCAACAGGGAGACGCTTCGAAGTGA
- the rpmF gene encoding 50S ribosomal protein L32, with translation MAVPKRKVSPHRRGNRRAHDALKVEAFHECSNCGELKRPHNLCSHCGHYNGREILAVGL, from the coding sequence ATGGCTGTCCCCAAGAGAAAAGTATCGCCTCACCGTCGGGGCAACCGTCGCGCTCATGATGCTCTGAAAGTGGAAGCTTTCCATGAGTGTTCGAACTGTGGCGAACTGAAGCGTCCGCACAATCTTTGCTCGCACTGCGGGCACTATAACGGCCGCGAAATCCTCGCAGTGGGGCTCTGA